GACGTGGGGCCAACAAAATACAGAAGCCGAAGCCCACGAACAGCTTCACTTCGCTATTGGAAAAGGCATCAATTTTATTGACTGTGCTGAAATGTATCCCGTTCCCGCAAACCCAAATACGCAGGGAAAAACGGAAACCTATATTGGAAATTGGCTAGCAAAAAAGAAGAATCGCGAAGATTTAATTATTGCCACAAAAATTGCAGGGCCCAGCCGATCAATGGACCACATTCGACAACCGTTGGATTTCAGCAAAAAATCTTTGGAAGAAGCTATTCATAAAAGCTTGAAACGCTTGCAGACTGAGTATATCGATTTATACCAACTTCATTGGCCTGAGCGTAACACCAATTATTTCGGACAGCGCGATTATACCCATAAAGAAAACGAAGCGTGGCAAGATAATTTCGCTGAAGTTTTAAATAATTTTGAAGAATTCGTAAAAGCGGGAAAAATCCGCCACATCGGACTTTCAAACGAAACACCTTTTGGGGTGATGCGCTGCATCGAGGAATTCCGAAATGGAAAAATAAAAATTGCCTCGGTTCAAAACCCCTATAATTTATTGAATCGAAAAGATGAAATAGGTCTTTCTGAAATTCTTCAACGTGAAAATATTAGCTATTTAGCTTATTCGCCCTTAGGCTTCGGAACACTAACGGGAAAATATTTAGATGGAAAAGCTGATGAAGATTCACGAATAAACCAATTCAAACAATACACCCGTTACAGCAGCAAACCAGCTTTTGAAGCGACAAAAAAATATTTTGAAATCGCGAAAAAGCACAATTTAAGTTTTACGCATTTGGCGTTGGCTTTTATTCTTCAGAAGAAATTTGTAACCGCGCCAATCATTGGCGCCACATCCATAGAGCAACTTGCAGAAAATATTGAAAGTATCAACGTAACCCTTTCCAAAGAAATTTTAAAGGAGATTGATGCTATCCACAACCAAATCCCGAATCCAGCGCCTTAAACAAACGCGCTATAACCGGTAATAGCACGACCAACAATCAATGAGTTGATTTCTTTGGTACCCTCATAACTGTATATTGCTTCGG
The Aequorivita iocasae genome window above contains:
- a CDS encoding NADP(H)-dependent aldo-keto reductase translates to MKYTILPNTNLKVSKLCLGTMTWGQQNTEAEAHEQLHFAIGKGINFIDCAEMYPVPANPNTQGKTETYIGNWLAKKKNREDLIIATKIAGPSRSMDHIRQPLDFSKKSLEEAIHKSLKRLQTEYIDLYQLHWPERNTNYFGQRDYTHKENEAWQDNFAEVLNNFEEFVKAGKIRHIGLSNETPFGVMRCIEEFRNGKIKIASVQNPYNLLNRKDEIGLSEILQRENISYLAYSPLGFGTLTGKYLDGKADEDSRINQFKQYTRYSSKPAFEATKKYFEIAKKHNLSFTHLALAFILQKKFVTAPIIGATSIEQLAENIESINVTLSKEILKEIDAIHNQIPNPAP